CCATTCCCGGTCACCAGGGCCACCCTTCCCAGGCGGGAGACCCTTTCCCAAATCTCACCAATCTCacgttttaaagtatttttactcTTGTGCATAAAACACAAGTCCCATGCTATTGTCCAAAGAACGTGGATCCATGTTTTAAGTGAAACCTTTCTGGATGTTCAATTAACTCATTCAAACAAACCCTCAAACACAGACTATGCGTGCAGGTGTCCGCTAAGTATGAGTGACGGTATCACCCTCCCCTCCGGAGCCGTCTGAAGGGACAGACATGTCAACATGACAAGGAAGACAGTGACCAGGGGGTTTACACAAGTGCAGGAGGTGTTAACTCCATCCGGGGCCTGGGGGGAGGCCTCACGGGAGAGGGGGTCTTGGGGGGGGAAGGCCTCACGGGAGAAAGGGCCTGGCGGGAGGGGAAGGCCTCACGGgagagggggcctggggggggggagacatCACGGGAGacggggcctggggaggggaggcctcacggagagggggcctgggggtgggggaggcctcACGGGAGAGGGGGTCTTGGGGGGGGAAGGCCTCACGGGAGAAAGGGCCTGGCGGGAGGGGAAGGCCTCACGGgagagggggcctggggggggggggagacatcACGGGAGacggggcctggggaggggaggcctcacggagagggggcctgggggtgggggaggcctcACGGGAGAGGGGGTCTTGGGGGGGAAGGCCTCACGGGAGAAAGGGCCTGGCGGGAGGGGAAGGCCTCACGGgagagggggcctggggggggggggggggcaacacgGGAGacggggcctggggaggggaggcctcacggagagggggcctgggggtgggggaggcctcACGGGAGAGGGGGTCTTGGGGGGGGGAAGGCCTCACGGGAGAAAGGGCCTGGCGGGAGGGGAAGGCCTCACGGGagagggggcctggggagggggggggagacatCACGGGAGacggggcctggggaggggaggcctcacggagagggggcctgggggtgggggaggcctcACGGAAGAGGGGGTCTTGGGAGGGGAAGGCCTCACGGGAGAGGGGGTCTTGGGAGCGGAAGGCCTCACGGGagagggggcctgggggtgggggaggcctcATGGGAgagggggtgttggggggggaaGGCCTCACAGGAGAAAGGGCCTGGCGGGAGGGGAAGGCCTCACGGagagggggcctgggggtgggggaggcctcACGGGAGAGGGGGCCTGGGGGGTCCTGAATGATAGGCAGGAGTTCCGGGTTGGACAAAAGAAGAAAGGCCAGAGGAGAGAGCACACTCACCAGGTGTAAGGGGCAGGAGAGGCCCGTGTTGCTCGGGGACGTGCACAGACGTTTGTGCCGGCCGGCCGGGGGCTTCGCACGGAGAAGCCACCTGGCCGTTACCCCGTGGGCCCCAAACAGCCACCGAAAGGCTCCAAGCAGGGCCACCTCCCGATCACATCCGTGTTCTGTGAGGTCACGTGGACCGTGGTTAGAGACATAAAGTGGAGTGCTAAGAGCCCGGACAGAAGGGACGACGGGACAACGGAGGGGAGGGGACGGACACACGCTCCACAGGACCCCGCACGTGCTGGGCGCCGGGTGTGAGAGCGGCGTCTAGGAAGCCGCCCAAATCTTCCCTTGCTGTGATGCCATCTGCCAGCTCCCAGCCCGCAGCAAACTTCATTTCCAGAGCAGACACCACAAGCAAACACACAATTTCTGACTGACAGGATATCAGATCTTAGACTCGGAAGGGACCGACGCACGGCACAGCAGAGACGGAACTAAAGTATTTGAATTATAAAAGGTCTTGGTCCACGAACCATCGAAAGCTACAAAGTGTCATACGTAAAATCTCAGGGCGAGCAAATGCAGTCATGATGAAGTGCTAGAATATTCTTGGGGAACTCTGTACCCAGAGCAAACCCCAACAAAGCAATTAGCAGCTGCCTAGTCTCCCGCGTCCGCCCACCAAAGACTGACCAGTCCAGACAGGGCTCGCTGAAACCgggtgtgggctgggggtggggggggggtctaccTTCCGGGCGCCCCGAGCCGGACACAGGTCCTCACACACATCTAGCTTAAGCTGCAGAGCAGAACGATCAGCCCGCCACGCTGACGGCAGGAAGTTACGCAGAACATCACACGTGACAGCCTCCACTTTAAGTAACATTCCACTATTGGTTTTGGAAGATGCTTTAATGTGAGGCGTTTGCAATTCCACTAAAAACAACGCAGTCCATATTCACCATGAGTGGGCAAAACGCACGCTGCCTCGTGACGAGGGGAAACAGCTATTCTGCTTTTCTCCGGGCCGCAGGCATCGGGATCTACGTGGAGTCTTCGTAAAGGACTTCATCCACCCTCACGTCGTGTTCGTCCACGGGGACCCAGAGGCACATCTGTTCTCGGAACGCCAAGGCCACGGTGTAGGGCTTCGAGTCCCGCTGCTGCAGACAGCGCGTCAGGTAGGAGTCGTAGTagcccttgcccctccccagccggTTGCCATGCTTGTCAAACCCAAGACCCGGCACAAAGATGAGATCAAGTCCCCCTGTGGAAGAGACGAACACACAGAAGAGCGTTAACGGTTTCCGAAAGTGACGGACCCCTCGCGGATCTGGTTCCTGCTTTTGGATGCCGTCTAGCCTCTCTCcgatttctaaattttatttatttattttttttatgtttatttatttctgagacagagagacagagcatgagcgggggaggggcagagagaaggagacacagaatccgaagcaggctccgggctccgaggtgtcagcacagagcccgacgcggggctcgcactcacggaccaagagatcatgacctgagccgaagtcggacgctcaaccgactgagccacccaggcacccccctctctCCGATTTCTAAAGAAATATATGACCACTCTAGGAAACCCAACAAGCACAGggtcaaagaaggaaataaaaattactcGGCAATTCAGTTAAGTCCGTCAATCATCCTTCCAGACGCCCTTCTGTGTGTACCttcaacaacatgggtttgaactgcggAAAGTCCACTGTTATGTGGCTTTTCCCGATATGGTCCCGTACTGCAGATGTATTTTCTCGTccttacagtttcttttttttttaatgtttatttttgagagagagagagagagcacaagcagggtgggagcagagagggagacacagaatccgaaggaggctccaggctctgagctgtcagcacagagcacgatgcggggctcaaacccacaaacgatgagatcatgacctgagctgaagtcggacacttagccgactgagccgcccaggagccccacttcCTTATGGTTTCTTAATTATGACTTAATGACTTCCTTatcactttctcttctctggcttattttaccaTACGGAAACAGGACATAATGCATACAGAACATGCGATAACTGTGTCATCacaaggcttctggtcaatagcaTGCTGGGAGAAGGTAAGTTTTGGAAGAGTCAAAAGTTGTACGTGTTTTCAACTGTGTGTAGAGGTCAGCGCCCCTAACCCTCGAgtagttcaagggtcaactgtaagtACAAAACTGCTGATTCCCAGACCCCATCCTCACCTAAAGAGAATTCCATGGATGGGGCCTaagaacttttttcctttcttcttttaagtgtCCGTACGATCCTACGTGCCTCCCAGGCTAGGGGGCCCATGTCCcaggaggggcaagagagggtCAGAAAGATGCCAGAAAGGACAGAGCTGCTCCCCAGGGCAGTGGGCAGGAAGAGGGCCACGCCACCTGCAAATTTCATTGCCCTCCCACCGGAGAGGCAAGGCCTGCCTGGTCGTCCGGTTTCCCCGGATTCACATGACCGCAGGCTTTGGCCTACCAGGGGTGCTCCAAAGGTACGAAATGGGTCCCCATAACGGCCCTCTGGCTGGAACCTTCCCAGGGACCACAGGGATCAGAGTCGGCCACGGCGTCATCAAGACCGAGCAGGCTGGGGCTCAGGCAGGAAGGCGGGGTCCTTGAGGCTGTAAAGACCCGGCCACGGGGGAAGGTGTGAGGGGGTCTCATGAAGAAGGCGGTGAGGACCATGAGGTGGAGAATCTCCAGGGGCTCACGAGGCCCACGGAAGGGTCCCCGCGGCCTCGCCCAGGGAGACTGACGGACCCGCGCTGCTCCAGAGCCACCCCGCGGGTCCAACTCAGGGGCGTGCCCGGGGGCCCTCCCGGACTGGTCCTCGGCCTCCGGAAGGCCGTCCAGGGCTTGCCTTGACCCCTTCTGCAGCACTGCTGCCGGGAACACACCAGGGTTGGAAGCCACGAACCGTCTGAACAGGGTGTCGGGAGCAGGGACGTCCAGACGGCAGCCAGCCCGGCCCCTACGGCCAACAGCCGCTCTGCGCCCTGCGGAGCCACGAGGTGCACTTGGCTTCTCTCTGGCTCCCAGCCCACCCACACCAGCCGGCCCACACCTGCCAAACTCCAGCAGAGCCCGGCTCCAAGGACGGCCGTGTCCTTCTGTCCCTCCGCACAAACCTGCTGGTCTATTCCNNNNNNNNNNNNNNNNNNNNNNNNNNNNNNNNNNNNNNNNNNNNNNNNNNNNNNNNNNNNNNNNNNNNNNNNNNNNNNNNNNNNNNNNNNNNNNNNNNACAGCTCCTCTCAGCTACCTGGGCCGCACCTGCACAGCCCTGAAGCTTCCCACTCCCTGGCTCAGCCTCCCTGGCTCAGCGGTTCATGCTTCTGGAGACCCCGGGGGCAGCTGAGTGCACAGTGGTCCCTTTTATTCACCAGAACTCACAACTCGTCCTAGGAAAGCACCATATGACTTTAgtgtttttaagaagaaatattttgagaagccACTTGGGTGATAGAGTGAAAGCCAAAATCCTAAAAAGACGGCTCCTACCTCACCTGTCTGTGTCAGATGGCCAGAGGACTTCGTGTCGCttcccagagggaaggggggggcggTCAGTAAGTCACGTGGAAAGACAGGGTTGGGGAGTCACACAGTTAGTTCCCCTCCCTGCatttgaggggagagagagggaggaaagtcCCTGGAAGCcacggtggggggcagggaggacttTGGAAAACGAGTGTCTGAGAAGGGTTTTCTGGGCTGTGTGCTCTTGGACGGTTGGCGTaaaccctccctccctgtctccctgccggGTTACTCAGTGGTCCCTGTGGCACGGCCATGCGGGTAGATTCCCAGGGTTAATCCAGGACATGGCAGAACTACTGTCGTAGCTGGGATAATACCACTACCCACGGCCAGCGCCTCCCGCGCCGCCTCTGGAACCTACCGTGCGAGGGCTCGACCTACAGAGTGTGACGGGGGTATTACTGTGATGTTGCTACAGAACAGGAAACAGGTTTGGAGATCATACGTGTCCCGCCCCAGCTCAGGTACGTGGCAGAAACCAGTGCTACCCCCTCCTGTCCCAGCAGTGCCTGTCCCAGCGGTGTTCTGTCAGCCTGGGGCCGCGTGGACACTTGCCTGCATCCTCAggtccagccccagccccagcacgGAGCGGGCGCCGGGTGGGCGTGTGTTAGCAGGGGCTGGGTCAGGAGCCAAGTCGGCGGGAAGGCGTTTGGTTGGTTCTGGTAAAATCCCAGCTGCTTACGGACATCCAGGTCAGGAGAAAAGACCCCTCGTGTTCTTCAAACCATAGCTAGAGTACCAAACCGTAGTTCAATAatttcacaggggcgcctgggggctcagtcggtcgggcgtctgacttcggctcaggtcatgatctcgcggctcgtgagttcgagccccgcgtcgggctctgtgctgacagctcggagcctggagctgcttcggattctgtgtctccctcgctctctgcccctcccccacacactctctgtctctc
This region of Lynx canadensis isolate LIC74 chromosome B3, mLynCan4.pri.v2, whole genome shotgun sequence genomic DNA includes:
- the LOC115516138 gene encoding 5-formyltetrahydrofolate cyclo-ligase; the encoded protein is NLEIGERLDGIQKQEPDPRGVRHFRKPLTLFCVFVSSTGGLDLIFVPGLGFDKHGNRLGRGKGYYDSYLTRCLQQRDSKPYTVALAFREQMCLWVPVDEHDVRVDEVLYEDST